One window of the Cryptomeria japonica chromosome 7, Sugi_1.0, whole genome shotgun sequence genome contains the following:
- the LOC131068985 gene encoding transcription factor MYB13-like, producing MVGGQARCQEDAVKKGPWSQEEDQKLTEYINKYGHGNWRNLPKLVGLLRGGKNCRLRWANNLRPGIKRGPFSSHEDEIILDYHHKLGNKWSEIAKQLPGRTDNDIKNRWYNRLKKGVRNSMAYKRLSPPLTASSLARLEVEAGIGRNVLNLAANGNVHLGHSLLMSAFQSNEMVESSVALNFVHQEQHQLLSYDCQRLDNNFMAEDQLFPSSTQFNAVMLNDDGGNNFLPTENNTEDYISALLSSTYNGGGFSSFPLLDMSSYGESIPQESYLEFTQFPQISQEIVESPTFTDF from the exons ATGGTCGGAGGCCAAGCTCGTTGCCAAGAGGATGCAGTGAAGAAGGGACCATGGAGTCAAGAAGAGGACCAAAAGCTCACCGAATACATAAATAAGTATGGCCATGGCAATTGGCGTAATCTTCCAAAGCTTGTAG GGTTATTGAGGGGAGGAAAGAATTGTAGGCTACGTTGGGCAAACAATTTGCGACCTGGCATAAAGCGAGGACCGTTTTCTTCTCACGAAGATGAAATAATACTAGACTACCATCACAAGCTTGGAAACAA GTGGTCAGAAATAGCAAAGCAATTGCCAGGGCGGACAGACAATGACATAAAGAATCGCTGGTATAACCGTCTGAAGAAAGGAGTAAGAAACAGCATGGCATACAAACGTTTATCACCTCCATTAACAGCTTCCTCTCTTGCCCGTTTAGAGGTTGAAGCAGGAATAGGCAGAAACGTTTTGAATCTTGCTGCTAATGGAAATGTTCACCTGGGCCATAGTCTATTAATGTCTGCTTTCCAATCCAATGAGATGGTAGAAAGTTCTGTGGCATTAAATTTTGTGCATCAAGAACAGCATCAACTACTATCATATGATTGTCAAAGATTAGATAATAATTTTATGGCTGAAGATCAATTATTCCCTTCTTCAACACAATTCAACGCTGTAATGCTTAATGATGATGGGGGCAATAACTTTCTGCCAACAGAAAATAACACTGAGGATTACATTTCGGCTTTGCTATCAAGTACATACAATGGAGGaggtttttcttcttttcctctgcTGGACATGAGCAGCTATGGAGAATCAATTCCACAAGAGTCTTACCTCGAGTTTACACAATTTCCACAAATATCCCAGGAAATAGTAGAATCCCCAACATTCACAGATTTCTAA